The Candidatus Hydrogenedentota bacterium genome contains a region encoding:
- a CDS encoding alginate export family protein translates to MKIRTLLAIALVAACCGPVFAELQNVEVGGQLRIRGNYFDFDSLGENSFIEQRTRLNVKADFTQDVSAFIELDSYDIWGEDFRSWYLCSNDFRANSVDDVEMYQAYIEARNMWGTLLSMRVGRQEIALGNQFLVGVNDKSSLFTGLSFDALRLTYGDDNFSIDAIASKLAENFGDWGEDDVDFYTVYGSYKGIEDIVLDAYWMLVRDDEGVIGGLVNGGDVHQHTVGLRGAGVVGAFDFDLEAAYQFGSVYDVPNPWFRFFDRHADVEFDEFAVNAALGYTFDVAWQPRVFANFAYLGGGDPDDNCWDNDRTMPFDRLFSNIQYSEFLDEYTGNNGTLSNVFIYSLGVNVQPSEAVSLKLLGTYIRADQELNRCVDDSKELGWEVGIYGDYNYSEDLVFRAGYAHFFGDEGLETPPARWSGLIPWQGDKDDNFHYLFIETQISF, encoded by the coding sequence ATGAAAATCAGGACTCTACTCGCCATCGCGCTCGTTGCGGCGTGCTGCGGGCCGGTGTTCGCGGAGCTTCAGAACGTCGAAGTCGGCGGTCAGCTTCGCATCCGGGGCAACTACTTTGATTTTGACAGTCTGGGCGAGAACAGCTTCATCGAGCAGCGCACCCGCCTGAACGTGAAGGCCGACTTCACCCAGGACGTGTCCGCGTTCATCGAGCTGGACTCGTATGACATTTGGGGCGAGGATTTCCGCTCCTGGTACCTGTGCAGCAACGATTTCCGCGCGAACAGCGTGGATGATGTCGAGATGTACCAGGCGTACATCGAGGCGCGGAACATGTGGGGCACCCTGCTCAGCATGCGCGTCGGCCGCCAGGAAATCGCCCTGGGCAACCAGTTTCTCGTGGGCGTGAACGACAAATCCTCCCTCTTCACTGGCCTGTCTTTTGACGCCCTCCGCCTGACCTACGGCGATGACAACTTCAGCATTGACGCCATCGCCTCCAAGCTGGCCGAGAATTTCGGCGACTGGGGCGAGGACGATGTTGACTTCTACACCGTCTACGGCAGCTACAAGGGCATCGAGGACATCGTCCTGGACGCCTACTGGATGCTTGTCCGCGACGACGAGGGCGTCATCGGCGGCCTTGTCAACGGCGGCGACGTCCACCAGCACACCGTCGGCCTTCGCGGCGCGGGCGTGGTCGGCGCCTTCGACTTCGACCTCGAGGCGGCCTACCAGTTCGGCTCCGTCTATGATGTTCCGAACCCCTGGTTCCGGTTCTTTGACCGCCACGCGGACGTGGAATTCGACGAATTCGCCGTCAACGCGGCCCTCGGCTACACCTTCGATGTGGCCTGGCAGCCCCGCGTGTTCGCCAACTTCGCCTATCTCGGCGGCGGCGACCCCGATGACAATTGCTGGGACAATGACCGCACCATGCCCTTCGACCGCCTTTTCTCGAACATCCAGTACAGCGAGTTTCTGGACGAGTACACCGGCAACAACGGCACCCTGTCCAATGTGTTCATTTACAGCCTGGGCGTGAACGTGCAGCCCTCCGAGGCGGTCTCCCTGAAACTGCTCGGCACCTACATCCGCGCCGACCAGGAGTTGAACCGCTGCGTGGACGACTCCAAGGAGCTCGGCTGGGAAGTCGGCATCTATGGCGACTACAACTACAGCGAGGACCTGGTGTTCCGCGCCGGTTACGCCCACTTCTTCGGGGACGAGGGCCTTGAGACGCCGCCCGCCCGCTGGAGCGGCCTGATCCCCTGGCAGGGTGACAAGGACGACAACTTCCACTACCTCTTCATTGAGACCCAGATTTCCTTCTAG
- a CDS encoding fibronectin type III domain-containing protein: MLSPKRLSRPDTGLSSILGVLAVLLAAAPAVFAVPPNAPSNPNVTNLTATSATLRWTDNAGNEQGFSLYAGFGDTAPSTATYSVPIPNLTQLPIPAGTLTPNSQFTFQVSAYNADGESAKTAPLTFWTLAVVPPVPVVAPLSPTALLVTVVPAATNPDFTQYALRCTSANQWVQLDGTLGANAAWQTAEAWGTVTVTGLTTGTTYTFATRARNGGNVETANSATASGTPSPPPAAPSNLNVTDVGVYSVGIAWTDNSATETGFNLYAGLGPEPPSAKVGDFPANTTSHTLPLGANVYLSLQIAAFNAYGESDWSNTVTFCTFAETPSAPVVGGASNNSLNVAVGSRGANPDETEYAIQCVTTGEWVQADGALGASPAWRTAPDWDTITVTGLDELTEYGFAVVARNVLGTETDLGPAASATTKDLTPPTGSIVINNNQSATNSPNVTLGLTWSDGAGSGVVRMRFSDDGKTWTPWEPLKAVKPHILPGPDGHKTVRVQFRDLANNVSEAYNDYIRLDTTPPAGTILINNNLSVTNLANVSLNLTWDDHGGAGVVRMRFSDDGKTWTAWEPLKAVKPHTLTGPDGHKTVRVQFRDGAGNVSERFSDYIRLDTTPPTGTILINNNAWRTFSPNVTLNLTWNDGAGSGVVRMRFSNDGKTWSAWTPLSANYPYLLPGPLGHNTVRAQFRDAAGNVSDRFSDYILLAE, encoded by the coding sequence ATGCTGTCCCCCAAACGTTTGTCCCGTCCAGACACCGGTTTATCGTCCATATTGGGCGTGCTGGCCGTGCTGCTGGCGGCCGCCCCGGCGGTGTTTGCCGTCCCGCCCAACGCACCTTCCAACCCCAATGTCACCAACCTCACCGCAACCAGCGCCACACTGCGCTGGACGGACAACGCCGGCAATGAGCAGGGATTCAGCCTCTATGCCGGCTTCGGCGACACGGCGCCATCCACGGCGACCTATTCCGTCCCAATCCCAAATTTGACACAGTTGCCCATCCCGGCGGGCACGTTGACACCCAACTCCCAGTTCACGTTCCAGGTTTCCGCGTACAACGCGGACGGCGAAAGCGCCAAAACCGCGCCACTCACCTTCTGGACCCTTGCCGTGGTTCCCCCGGTGCCGGTGGTCGCGCCGTTGTCCCCCACCGCATTGCTGGTGACCGTGGTGCCCGCCGCCACCAATCCGGACTTCACGCAGTATGCCCTGCGCTGCACAAGCGCCAACCAATGGGTGCAGTTGGACGGCACCCTGGGCGCGAACGCCGCGTGGCAGACTGCCGAAGCCTGGGGCACCGTCACGGTGACGGGGCTCACCACCGGCACGACTTACACCTTCGCCACACGCGCCCGAAACGGTGGAAATGTCGAGACTGCCAACAGCGCGACGGCCTCCGGGACCCCCTCGCCGCCGCCCGCCGCACCCTCCAACCTGAATGTGACGGATGTGGGGGTGTATTCGGTCGGCATCGCATGGACGGACAACTCCGCCACCGAGACGGGTTTTAACCTTTACGCGGGGTTGGGACCGGAGCCCCCGTCGGCCAAGGTGGGTGATTTTCCCGCAAACACCACCTCTCACACACTTCCCCTGGGCGCCAATGTGTATTTGAGCCTCCAAATCGCCGCCTTTAATGCCTACGGGGAGAGTGACTGGTCCAACACGGTCACGTTCTGCACCTTTGCCGAAACCCCCTCCGCCCCCGTGGTGGGGGGCGCGTCCAATAATTCCCTGAATGTGGCCGTGGGGAGCCGCGGTGCCAATCCGGACGAGACGGAATACGCCATCCAGTGTGTGACCACGGGCGAATGGGTGCAGGCGGACGGCGCTTTGGGCGCTTCCCCGGCGTGGCGGACCGCCCCAGACTGGGACACAATCACGGTGACCGGCCTGGACGAGTTGACGGAGTACGGTTTTGCCGTTGTCGCCCGTAACGTTCTGGGCACGGAAACCGACTTGGGACCCGCCGCGTCGGCCACCACCAAGGACCTGACCCCGCCGACGGGAAGTATTGTCATCAACAACAACCAGTCCGCCACCAATTCGCCCAATGTCACACTGGGCCTGACTTGGAGCGACGGCGCGGGCTCCGGCGTGGTCCGCATGCGCTTCAGCGACGACGGAAAAACCTGGACCCCCTGGGAACCGCTGAAGGCGGTCAAACCCCACATCCTGCCGGGACCGGACGGCCACAAAACGGTCCGGGTGCAGTTCCGCGACCTGGCCAACAACGTGTCCGAGGCCTATAACGACTACATCCGGCTGGACACCACCCCCCCCGCGGGGACCATCCTCATCAACAACAACCTTTCAGTCACCAACTTGGCCAACGTCAGCCTGAACCTGACCTGGGACGACCATGGGGGGGCGGGCGTAGTCCGCATGCGGTTCAGTGATGATGGCAAGACTTGGACCGCCTGGGAGCCGCTTAAAGCCGTCAAACCCCACACCCTGACGGGGCCGGACGGCCACAAGACGGTCCGGGTGCAGTTCCGCGACGGCGCGGGCAATGTCTCGGAGCGCTTCAGCGACTATATCCGGCTGGACACCACCCCGCCGACGGGAACCATTCTCATCAACAACAATGCATGGCGCACTTTCAGCCCGAACGTCACATTGAACCTGACTTGGAACGACGGCGCGGGCTCCGGTGTCGTCCGCATGCGCTTCAGCAACGACGGCAAAACCTGGTCCGCCTGGACACCGCTTTCGGCGAACTATCCGTACCTCCTCCCCGGCCCGCTTGGACACAACACCGTCCGGGCGCAGTTCCGCGACGCGGCGGGGAATG